The proteins below are encoded in one region of Borrelia duttonii Ly:
- the mnmE gene encoding tRNA uridine-5-carboxymethylaminomethyl(34) synthesis GTPase MnmE: MSRLFQKEDDIVALATPFFSSALCVIRSSGVSAIEKFSKMFSDPSKLLEASGHTIHYGYILDNETKEKLDEVVVCLYRAPKSFTGQDSIEVMAHGSLIGIRRIIDFFLKVGFRMAEPGEFTLRSFLAGKLDLTKAEAINELISAKTRQVHALAVNKLSGSLFDKIDLIKKDILNFLSAISVYLDYETDDNEVVIPVDIILKSKSELERLIDSYDTARKLENGVTLVLAGSVNVGKSSLFNLLLKEDRAIVSSYAGTTRDYIQASFEFDGILFNVFDTAGLRETSDFVEQLGIVRSNSLIKEASLIFYVVDLSGKLTDDDLKFIDAYKEDSRVLFVLNKVDLEQNNQTVEFFNSNNVVSLNTVKISTKTLFGINSLYDRIRSLIAVDYMKTSDYDVVISSTRQAELLKRAYALIIELLSKIEQNISYDMLAFDVYEVVNVLGEITGEVTSDDVLDNMFKNFCLGK; this comes from the coding sequence ATGAGCAGGCTTTTTCAGAAAGAAGATGATATTGTTGCACTTGCTACACCTTTTTTTAGTAGTGCTTTATGTGTAATTCGTAGTAGTGGAGTTTCTGCAATTGAAAAATTTTCTAAAATGTTCTCAGATCCGAGTAAATTGCTTGAGGCATCTGGGCACACTATTCATTATGGATATATTCTAGATAACGAAACTAAAGAAAAATTGGATGAAGTTGTTGTTTGTCTTTATAGAGCGCCAAAAAGTTTTACAGGTCAGGATTCAATAGAAGTGATGGCTCATGGTTCTCTTATTGGTATAAGGAGAATTATAGACTTTTTTTTGAAAGTAGGTTTTCGAATGGCTGAGCCTGGTGAATTTACCCTTCGTTCTTTCTTGGCAGGGAAACTTGATCTTACTAAAGCAGAGGCTATAAATGAATTAATTTCTGCTAAGACTAGGCAAGTACATGCTCTTGCTGTTAATAAACTTTCAGGTTCTTTGTTTGATAAGATAGATTTGATTAAAAAAGATATTTTAAATTTTCTTTCAGCCATTAGTGTTTATCTTGATTATGAGACAGATGATAATGAAGTTGTTATTCCTGTTGATATTATTTTAAAAAGTAAATCTGAACTTGAAAGGCTAATTGATTCTTATGATACTGCAAGAAAATTGGAGAATGGTGTTACATTAGTGTTGGCTGGTTCTGTTAATGTTGGTAAATCTTCTCTTTTTAATTTGTTATTAAAAGAAGATAGGGCTATCGTGTCTTCTTATGCTGGTACTACACGAGATTATATTCAAGCAAGTTTTGAATTTGATGGTATTTTGTTTAACGTATTTGATACAGCAGGGCTTAGAGAAACTAGTGATTTTGTTGAACAGTTGGGTATAGTGAGAAGTAATTCTTTGATTAAGGAAGCATCTTTGATTTTTTATGTTGTTGATTTAAGTGGCAAATTAACGGATGATGATTTGAAGTTTATTGATGCTTATAAGGAAGATTCTAGAGTGCTTTTTGTTTTAAATAAAGTGGATTTAGAGCAAAATAATCAAACAGTTGAATTTTTTAATTCTAATAATGTAGTTTCATTAAACACAGTAAAGATTAGTACTAAAACTTTATTTGGTATAAATTCCCTTTATGATAGGATAAGGTCATTGATAGCTGTTGATTATATGAAGACTAGTGATTATGATGTTGTAATATCATCAACTCGTCAGGCAGAACTTTTAAAGAGGGCTTATGCTTTAATTATTGAGTTGTTAAGCAAAATAGAACAAAATATAAGTTATGATATGTTGGCATTTGATGTTTACGAAGTGGTTAATGTTTTAGGGGAAATAACGGGTGAGGTTACTAGTGATGATGTGCTTGACAATATGTTTAAGAATTTTTGTTTAGGAAAATAG
- the mnmG gene encoding tRNA uridine-5-carboxymethylaminomethyl(34) synthesis enzyme MnmG: protein MDFDAIVIGGGHAGIEASLALARLNFKTILITQNLDTVGKLSCNPAIGGLAKGNMVREIDALGGEMGCLIDFSMIQFRILNKSKGPAVQAPRAQADKLVYQIKAKETLEMQNNLELFQDTVSDFLLNPMKNKIEGVVTERGNKFTSRVVVLTTGTFLRGKIFIGEYKAYMGRISEPAAFGLEKILLELGFEMGRLKTGTPARVHRRSINFAKTEIQFGDSDIIPFSFSNTKIDKTQLSCYVTYTNKKTHEIISENMHLSPLYSGEIVGNGPRYCPSIEDKIVKFKDKDKHQIFIEPEGINTQEMYLNGLSSSLPEDVQKRLINSIDGLEDAVITRPGYAVEYDYINPIELYASLETKRVEGLFVAGQTNGSSGYEEAAAQGLMAGINAALKLQKKDPMILPRTSSYIGVLIDDLVTKGTKEPYRMFTSRAEHRLNLRHDTSDKRLIKWGYEVGLVSEEKYSRYFFKEKQIEEIKELLRHRRLKEKEASSFELKRHINKDFYHIVKDPYINLKDLVNIDPKLNASKVILEQVELDIKYEGYINRQKDLIRKMNNLELIKLPLDFNYEIDGLSREAREKFVKIQPANLAQASRVSGVRNTDIQVLLIYFSNPKNKVVLNLDL, encoded by the coding sequence ATGGATTTTGATGCTATTGTTATTGGAGGAGGGCATGCTGGTATTGAAGCATCTCTGGCTCTTGCAAGATTAAATTTTAAAACAATTTTGATTACTCAAAATTTAGATACAGTAGGTAAACTATCTTGTAATCCTGCTATTGGTGGGCTTGCTAAGGGAAATATGGTGAGGGAAATTGATGCTCTTGGTGGAGAGATGGGATGTTTAATTGATTTTAGTATGATTCAATTTCGTATTTTAAATAAAAGTAAGGGTCCTGCTGTACAAGCACCTCGTGCACAAGCTGATAAATTAGTATATCAGATTAAAGCAAAGGAAACATTAGAGATGCAGAATAATCTTGAACTTTTTCAAGATACTGTTAGTGATTTTTTACTTAATCCTATGAAAAATAAGATTGAAGGTGTCGTTACAGAAAGGGGTAATAAATTTACATCGCGTGTTGTAGTGCTTACAACGGGAACTTTTCTTAGAGGTAAAATATTCATAGGTGAATACAAGGCTTATATGGGAAGGATTTCTGAGCCAGCTGCTTTTGGTCTTGAGAAAATTTTGCTTGAACTTGGATTTGAAATGGGTAGACTTAAGACAGGTACTCCTGCAAGGGTTCATAGGAGAAGTATTAATTTTGCAAAAACAGAAATTCAGTTTGGAGATTCTGATATCATTCCTTTTTCTTTTTCAAATACTAAAATAGATAAGACTCAACTTTCTTGTTATGTTACTTATACTAATAAAAAGACTCATGAGATAATTAGTGAAAATATGCATCTCTCTCCACTTTATTCTGGGGAAATTGTTGGGAATGGTCCAAGATATTGTCCTTCTATTGAAGATAAAATTGTTAAATTTAAAGATAAAGATAAGCATCAAATTTTTATTGAGCCTGAGGGGATTAATACCCAAGAGATGTATCTTAATGGTTTAAGTTCATCTTTACCTGAGGATGTTCAAAAGAGATTAATTAATAGCATTGATGGACTTGAGGATGCAGTAATTACAAGACCAGGATATGCTGTTGAGTATGATTATATTAATCCCATTGAATTATATGCAAGCCTTGAGACTAAAAGGGTTGAAGGACTTTTTGTTGCAGGACAAACTAATGGATCATCTGGATATGAAGAAGCTGCAGCTCAAGGTTTGATGGCCGGAATTAATGCAGCACTTAAATTACAAAAAAAAGATCCAATGATACTGCCAAGGACTAGTTCTTATATTGGTGTTTTAATTGACGATCTTGTTACTAAGGGTACAAAAGAGCCTTATCGAATGTTTACTTCAAGAGCTGAACATAGACTTAATTTGAGGCATGATACTAGTGATAAAAGATTGATTAAATGGGGGTATGAAGTTGGATTGGTTAGTGAGGAGAAATATTCTAGGTATTTTTTTAAGGAAAAGCAAATTGAGGAAATTAAAGAACTTTTGAGGCATAGACGTCTTAAAGAGAAAGAGGCTAGTAGTTTTGAATTAAAAAGGCATATTAATAAAGATTTTTATCATATTGTGAAAGATCCATATATTAATTTAAAGGATCTTGTTAATATTGATCCTAAGTTAAATGCTTCAAAAGTAATTCTTGAACAAGTTGAATTAGACATTAAATATGAAGGCTACATTAATAGGCAAAAAGATTTGATTAGAAAAATGAATAATCTTGAACTTATTAAATTGCCACTTGATTTTAATTATGAGATTGATGGTCTCTCTAGAGAGGCTAGAGAAAAATTTGTTAAAATTCAACCAGCTAATCTTGCTCAGGCAAGTAGGGTTTCTGGGGTTAGGAATACTGATATTCAAGTTTTGCTTATATATTTTTCAAACCCTAAAAATAAAGTAGTACTTAATTTAGATTTATGA